A window of Massilia sp. NR 4-1 genomic DNA:
ACCGCCGCTTTTGGCGCCGCCACCGCCGCCGGAGCCGCTGCGCACAGCGCACCCGCCGCCGCAGCGCCAGCGCCTCGTCCGCAGCCGCGCATGCCGGCTGGCGCCGCAGCCGCGCCGCAGGCCCGTCCCGCCGCGCCGCAGCGCAGCGCGCCACGCGCCCCGGCCAACGCCGCGCCGCCGGCACCGGCCGCCCCGGCCCTCGATATGGAACGCATTTCGGCGCTGGTGGCCACTGCCGTGGCCTCGGCCAAGGCCAATGCGGCCGCCGAGATGAGCGGCATGATGAACGAGATCCGCGCCATGCGCGGCATGATGGAAACCCAGCTGGCCGAGCTGTCCTGGGGCGCGACCCAGCAGCGCGATCCGCAGAAAACGGCGGTGCTGCGCGAAATGCTGGGCGCCGGTTTTTCGGCCACGCTGGCGCGCTACCTGATCGACAAGCTGCCGGCCGGCCGCGACGGCGCCGCCAGCCTGCACTGGATCAAGACGGTCCTGGCGCGCAATATCAGCGCCATGGCCAATGAGCAGGCGCTGATCGAGCAGGGCGGCGTGTTCGCCCTGGTCGGTCCCACCGGCGTCGGCAAGACCACCAGCACCGCCAAACTGGCGGCGCGCTGCGTGATGCGCCACGGCCCGGAAAAACTGGCCCTGATCACCACCGACGCCTACCGTATCGGCGCCCACGAGCAACTGCGCATCTACGGCAAGATCCTGGGCGTGATGGTGCACTCGGTCAAGGACGAAGCCGACCTGCGCATCGCCCTCAAGGAATTGCAGAACAAGCACACCGTGCTGATCGATACCGTCGGCGTCAGCCAGCGCGACCAGATGGTGACCGAGCAGGTCGCCATGCTGCAGGGCGTGGACGCCAATGTGAAGCGCCTGCTGTGCCTGAACGCCACGGCCACCCAGGAAACCCTGAGCGAAGTGGTGCGCGCCTACCAGGGCAGCGGCCTGGCCGGCTGCATCATGACCAAGCTCGACGAAGCGGCCTCGCTGGGCAATGTGCTCGACGTGCTGATCCGCCAGAAACTCAATCTGTTCTACGTCTCCAACGGCCAGCGCGTGCCGGAAGACCTGCATCTGGCCGACC
This region includes:
- the flhF gene encoding flagellar biosynthesis protein FlhF; the protein is MNVKKFTAPTSREALRKVREALGPDAVILSNRQADGVVEILALANDDAASLAMPPGDSPMAAPAPRLELPAAQDFAAELQPALAARASSLAAAATAAFGAATAAGAAAHSAPAAAAPAPRPQPRMPAGAAAAPQARPAAPQRSAPRAPANAAPPAPAAPALDMERISALVATAVASAKANAAAEMSGMMNEIRAMRGMMETQLAELSWGATQQRDPQKTAVLREMLGAGFSATLARYLIDKLPAGRDGAASLHWIKTVLARNISAMANEQALIEQGGVFALVGPTGVGKTTSTAKLAARCVMRHGPEKLALITTDAYRIGAHEQLRIYGKILGVMVHSVKDEADLRIALKELQNKHTVLIDTVGVSQRDQMVTEQVAMLQGVDANVKRLLCLNATATQETLSEVVRAYQGSGLAGCIMTKLDEAASLGNVLDVLIRQKLNLFYVSNGQRVPEDLHLADPAQLVERAFRRESTSRQVADADLPLLMAATGGDTLAREVHLG